Proteins encoded in a region of the Shewanella polaris genome:
- a CDS encoding cupin domain-containing protein, with the protein MSKHINDIMLFSGQSTELESYHLADEKIISGNPLQSVQNHFESPCKQFNVGVWQSETGCWQVNYSEYEYCDIVEGSSVITDSQGHSLTVNVGDKFVIPAGFTGTWEVINHCKKIYVMFEQQ; encoded by the coding sequence ATGAGCAAACATATTAACGATATTATGCTTTTTAGTGGTCAATCAACTGAGCTTGAGTCTTATCACTTAGCTGATGAAAAGATCATTAGTGGTAATCCTCTGCAATCGGTGCAGAATCATTTTGAAAGCCCATGTAAGCAGTTCAATGTTGGCGTTTGGCAAAGTGAAACAGGTTGCTGGCAAGTTAATTATAGCGAATATGAGTATTGCGATATTGTCGAAGGCAGTAGCGTTATCACCGACAGCCAAGGACACAGTTTAACGGTCAATGTGGGTGATAAGTTTGTTATCCCTGCTGGTTTTACTGGGACATGGGAAGTGATCAATCACTGTAAAAAAATCTACGTTATGTTTGAACAACAATAA
- a CDS encoding DUF2878 domain-containing protein, which yields MSTLSLPPTLFIVINAVCFQLVWWAGVLGHNQLILLSILLIISHFLLSTSVNHDARVMCVCGGIGIVVDSLLTGFGVFEFNIIPYWLGLLWLYFALSLHYSLAIFRTFPIWLQSLLGGLFGCLSYMAGAKFDAVVLPLGNVWSVFILALIWSGLFPVLLHISHRITRRHIAMEDRT from the coding sequence ATGTCTACTCTTAGTCTTCCACCAACGTTATTTATTGTGATTAACGCTGTGTGTTTTCAATTGGTATGGTGGGCTGGTGTATTAGGCCATAATCAACTTATCTTGTTGTCTATTTTACTGATTATTAGTCATTTTTTATTATCAACATCCGTTAACCATGACGCTAGAGTCATGTGTGTGTGTGGTGGGATTGGCATCGTTGTTGATAGTTTATTAACAGGGTTTGGTGTATTTGAGTTCAATATTATTCCTTATTGGCTTGGGTTGTTGTGGCTCTACTTTGCACTGAGTTTACATTACAGCTTAGCGATATTTAGAACGTTTCCCATATGGTTACAATCATTATTGGGCGGTCTATTCGGTTGTTTAAGTTACATGGCCGGAGCAAAATTTGATGCAGTGGTGTTGCCCTTGGGTAATGTCTGGAGTGTATTTATATTGGCTTTGATCTGGAGTGGCTTATTTCCCGTATTACTCCATATTAGCCATCGTATTACTCGACGGCATATTGCTATGGAGGATCGCACATGA
- a CDS encoding NnrS family protein has translation MLNIDDPAITDNTPAIWRLGFRPFFLGGASVAALYIPLWLMGWFTPQYSLFNSEFWANVVPLWWHPHEMLFGFAMAIVCGFLLTAVQAWTNQPTITGRSLMVTFGCWLIARLMLLLPMDIPLVLPAIFDSLFLGLSALALWRCIYPVKQWRNIGFPLLLVVALVVNLTSYYALYQRDFSLSTQLWQGMIWWVAMIITIVGGRVIPFFTAMRIKQPKPDPISILENTLLFVMGLLFVQAVSHWFPKGVEQVLLAVAGGLHLIRFARWQGHKTLKEPMLWSLHLAYISLPITLLLMAINIDNEYAYRTLLHLFAIGGIAALCLSMISRVSLGHTSRNIYQGPNMTIAFLSIALAAVFRAIMPLLLPEYTQTWLWSAGAFWFIGFGMFVWFYAPILVRPRLDGRPG, from the coding sequence ATGCTGAATATTGATGACCCAGCGATAACTGATAACACCCCTGCAATCTGGCGTTTGGGCTTTAGACCATTCTTTCTCGGTGGGGCAAGTGTTGCTGCTTTATACATCCCATTATGGTTAATGGGTTGGTTTACACCGCAATATAGCCTATTTAACAGTGAGTTTTGGGCTAACGTAGTGCCATTATGGTGGCATCCACATGAGATGTTATTTGGCTTTGCGATGGCGATTGTGTGTGGTTTTCTGCTTACAGCAGTGCAAGCGTGGACTAATCAGCCCACCATAACCGGACGTTCATTGATGGTCACCTTTGGTTGTTGGCTTATTGCTCGGTTGATGTTGTTACTTCCAATGGACATTCCTTTGGTATTACCAGCCATATTCGATAGCTTATTTTTAGGGTTAAGTGCGTTGGCGTTGTGGCGCTGTATTTATCCGGTTAAGCAATGGCGTAATATTGGGTTTCCGTTACTATTGGTTGTGGCACTGGTGGTTAACTTAACCAGTTATTATGCGTTATATCAGCGCGACTTTTCATTGTCTACCCAACTATGGCAAGGGATGATTTGGTGGGTCGCAATGATCATTACTATCGTTGGTGGCCGAGTTATTCCATTTTTTACCGCTATGCGTATTAAACAACCCAAGCCAGATCCCATTAGTATATTGGAAAATACATTATTATTCGTAATGGGATTATTGTTTGTACAAGCAGTAAGCCATTGGTTCCCCAAAGGGGTAGAACAAGTTTTATTGGCTGTTGCTGGTGGTTTGCACCTTATCCGTTTTGCGCGTTGGCAAGGGCATAAAACCCTAAAAGAGCCAATGCTATGGTCTTTGCATTTGGCATATATATCGTTACCCATCACGTTACTTTTGATGGCGATTAATATCGACAATGAATATGCCTACCGCACGCTGTTACATTTATTTGCTATCGGCGGCATTGCAGCATTATGTTTATCAATGATTTCCCGCGTGTCTCTTGGTCACACCAGTCGCAATATTTATCAAGGTCCTAATATGACAATTGCCTTTTTGAGCATTGCATTAGCTGCAGTGTTTCGCGCAATTATGCCATTACTTTTGCCAGAATATACCCAAACATGGTTATGGTCTGCTGGGGCATTTTGGTTTATTGGTTTTGGAATGTTTGTGTGGTTTTATGCCCCCATTTTAGTCCGTCCAAGACTCGATGGTCGCCCAGGTTAA
- a CDS encoding NAD(P)/FAD-dependent oxidoreductase, producing the protein MKNIAVIGTGISGLTCAHLLSREHKVTVFEANDYIGGHTATVDVEVEGKPYAIDSGFIVFNDRTYPLFETLMAQLKVKSLPTEMSFSVNNAITGLEYNGHNLWSLFAQRRNLFRPSFYKFLAEIVRFNNGCKAIYEADDYPSASLGEYLDQQGFSGFFCEHYILPMGAAIWSASIDDMRGFSLRFFIRFFQHHGLLNVNDRPQWSVLEGGSRSYIPALTAPFKERINLNSPVTGIKRSDAGVHIQVANGEWQQFDDVVLTCHSDQALAMLTDPSKDETDILAPMEYQNNEVVLHTDINVLPKRKAAWASWNYRLDGENQQDITQRPASVTYNMNILQRLPKDAPTFCVTLNQTDIIDDSKILRKFNYAHPVFNDASMKSQAKRSLINGKRNTYYAGAYWHNGFHEDGVRSAVDVCQLFGISL; encoded by the coding sequence ATGAAAAATATCGCCGTTATCGGTACTGGAATTTCGGGGTTAACCTGCGCGCATTTACTCAGTCGCGAGCACAAGGTCACCGTGTTTGAGGCCAATGATTATATTGGTGGTCACACTGCAACGGTTGATGTTGAAGTCGAGGGCAAACCCTATGCTATCGATAGCGGTTTTATTGTTTTTAATGACCGAACTTATCCACTTTTTGAAACCTTAATGGCGCAACTTAAGGTTAAATCACTGCCTACTGAGATGAGTTTTAGCGTGAACAATGCCATTACGGGGCTTGAATATAATGGCCATAACTTATGGAGCTTGTTTGCTCAGCGTCGTAATTTATTTCGTCCAAGTTTTTATAAATTTTTAGCTGAAATTGTTCGTTTTAACAATGGCTGTAAAGCCATTTACGAAGCCGATGATTATCCTAGTGCTTCTTTAGGCGAGTATTTAGATCAGCAGGGCTTTTCAGGTTTTTTTTGTGAACACTATATTTTGCCAATGGGCGCGGCTATTTGGTCTGCCAGTATTGATGATATGCGAGGTTTCTCACTGCGATTTTTTATTCGTTTCTTTCAGCATCATGGCTTATTAAATGTTAACGATCGCCCGCAGTGGTCTGTACTCGAAGGTGGCTCGCGCAGTTATATTCCTGCGCTCACCGCGCCATTTAAAGAGCGTATTAATCTTAATTCGCCAGTAACGGGCATTAAGCGCAGTGATGCTGGTGTACATATTCAAGTGGCTAACGGGGAATGGCAACAGTTTGATGATGTGGTGCTAACGTGTCACAGTGACCAAGCTTTGGCGATGCTAACCGATCCAAGCAAAGATGAAACTGATATATTGGCGCCAATGGAATATCAAAATAACGAAGTTGTGTTGCACACTGACATTAACGTATTACCCAAACGTAAAGCGGCATGGGCCAGTTGGAACTATCGCCTTGATGGCGAAAATCAGCAGGATATCACTCAGCGCCCTGCCAGTGTCACTTACAACATGAACATTTTGCAGCGTTTACCTAAAGATGCACCGACTTTTTGCGTGACCTTGAATCAAACTGACATCATTGACGACAGTAAAATTTTGCGTAAGTTTAATTATGCTCATCCAGTGTTTAATGATGCCAGTATGAAGTCTCAAGCCAAGCGGTCACTGATTAATGGTAAACGTAATACTTACTATGCAGGTGCATACTGGCACAATGGGTTCCACGAAGACGGGGTGCGCAGTGCTGTTGATGTATGTCAGCTTTTTGGAATCAGTCTATGA
- a CDS encoding chalcone isomerase family protein — MKTLHNVAKENLHFRPSLSTHWLVELLFGMVGALVLALTVMFSINDASASESDIGAATPLFITNTTNDSLVEVGTADMSLLWFDIYSAKLFSIDGKYRANRFPLILDIKYHRDIDAIDLVTATIEQWQHLGLAEENIELYRQQLVNAWPDVKEGDRLTFRVNTPEDAAFLLNDAPYYQVSNAQFPAAFLDIWLSEKTSQPELRKQLIGVN, encoded by the coding sequence ATGAAAACCTTACATAATGTTGCCAAAGAAAATCTACATTTTAGGCCGTCCCTATCGACACATTGGTTGGTAGAATTATTGTTTGGTATGGTGGGCGCATTAGTATTAGCGCTAACCGTTATGTTTAGTATTAATGATGCCTCAGCCAGTGAGTCCGATATTGGTGCGGCAACACCTCTTTTTATCACCAACACCACAAATGACTCACTTGTTGAAGTCGGTACTGCCGATATGAGCCTGTTATGGTTTGATATTTATAGTGCAAAATTATTTTCTATTGATGGCAAGTATCGAGCCAATCGATTTCCACTGATACTTGATATCAAATATCACCGTGATATTGATGCCATTGATTTGGTTACTGCCACTATTGAGCAATGGCAACATTTAGGGTTAGCCGAAGAAAATATTGAACTCTATCGCCAACAATTAGTTAATGCATGGCCTGATGTGAAAGAGGGCGACAGACTGACTTTTAGGGTTAACACCCCTGAGGATGCTGCATTCTTACTCAACGACGCACCTTATTACCAAGTCAGTAATGCTCAATTCCCTGCAGCTTTTCTTGATATTTGGTTATCAGAAAAAACCAGCCAACCTGAGTTACGTAAACAACTGATTGGAGTTAACTAA
- a CDS encoding nuclear transport factor 2 family protein, producing MYQKLNKDNLFLLRQVYRDDIQFRDPIHQVNGIEALTRYFDNMYQNVTHIEFDIKEVVVSKDNDQAALYWTMSYSHPKLSKGQLINVEGMSQLKFDDKIYSHRDYFDLGQMLYEQIPFLGGLIGILKNRAAK from the coding sequence ATGTATCAAAAGCTTAATAAAGATAATTTATTTCTATTACGTCAAGTGTATCGAGATGACATTCAGTTTCGTGATCCTATCCATCAAGTCAACGGTATTGAAGCGTTAACTCGCTACTTTGACAACATGTATCAAAATGTCACTCACATCGAATTTGATATTAAAGAAGTGGTTGTGAGCAAGGATAATGATCAAGCTGCCTTGTATTGGACTATGAGCTATTCACATCCAAAATTGAGTAAAGGTCAGTTGATTAATGTTGAGGGCATGTCGCAGCTTAAGTTTGATGACAAAATCTATTCCCACCGTGACTATTTCGATTTAGGCCAAATGCTATACGAGCAAATTCCTTTTCTAGGCGGCTTAATTGGTATATTAAAAAACCGAGCGGCAAAATAA
- a CDS encoding SAM-dependent methyltransferase, whose protein sequence is MENTATQSSMAQASLSDSLARKILLRALAHLAEGHLTIVDGNQTSEFGDAKSDLHATMQVQHAKFYRQVVFGGSIGAGEAYIQGHWSSPDLTKVVQVFARNLALLDNIERYFSWLSNGISRIKHVLNRNSEAGSKRNILAHYDLGNDMYQQFLDPEMMYSSALYPTDDSSLDEAQLHKLHTICERLELTPGQTLLEVGTGWGALAIYAAKHFGVHVTTTTISDAQFDYAQARVKQEGLEDNITLLKQDYRLLTGEYDRVVSIEMIEAVGHQYLGGFFEKLQQLLKPNGRMLIQAITIADQRYDSYRNSVDFIQRYIFPGGCLPSVSEMTKHIAKKTDMVTWSVSDMGKDYARTLRHWHENFDAAYDKIKALNYGDDFIRMWKFYLSYCEGGFLERTTSTVHLVAVRPQYRL, encoded by the coding sequence ATGGAAAACACGGCCACACAAAGTAGCATGGCTCAAGCAAGTTTATCTGACAGCCTAGCAAGAAAAATTCTGCTTCGCGCACTAGCGCATCTTGCTGAAGGTCATTTAACCATTGTTGATGGCAATCAAACCTCTGAGTTTGGTGATGCCAAAAGTGATCTTCACGCTACCATGCAAGTTCAACATGCTAAGTTTTATCGCCAAGTCGTATTTGGTGGATCAATTGGTGCAGGTGAAGCCTATATTCAAGGTCATTGGTCTAGCCCAGACTTAACCAAAGTGGTGCAAGTCTTTGCCCGTAACTTAGCCTTACTCGACAACATCGAACGTTATTTTTCATGGTTAAGTAATGGCATTAGTCGAATCAAACATGTGCTAAATCGCAATTCTGAAGCAGGTTCTAAACGCAATATTTTGGCGCATTACGATTTAGGTAATGACATGTATCAGCAGTTTTTAGACCCAGAAATGATGTATTCCAGCGCGCTATATCCGACTGACGATAGCAGTTTAGATGAAGCGCAATTACACAAGTTGCATACCATTTGTGAACGATTGGAGTTAACTCCAGGTCAAACCTTGCTTGAAGTAGGAACCGGTTGGGGCGCGTTAGCTATTTATGCTGCTAAACACTTTGGTGTGCATGTTACTACCACCACCATTTCGGATGCTCAATTTGACTATGCACAGGCGCGAGTGAAGCAAGAAGGGCTGGAAGATAATATTACCTTGCTTAAGCAAGACTACCGATTATTGACCGGTGAATATGACCGTGTAGTGTCGATAGAAATGATTGAAGCTGTAGGTCATCAATATCTTGGCGGCTTTTTTGAAAAATTACAGCAATTACTTAAACCAAATGGGCGAATGTTAATTCAAGCGATTACCATTGCCGATCAACGTTATGACAGCTATCGCAACAGTGTAGACTTTATTCAACGCTATATTTTCCCTGGAGGCTGCCTGCCTTCAGTGAGTGAAATGACCAAACACATTGCCAAAAAAACCGACATGGTGACTTGGTCTGTAAGTGATATGGGTAAAGATTATGCGCGGACATTACGCCACTGGCATGAGAATTTTGATGCCGCTTACGACAAGATTAAAGCGTTAAATTACGGCGACGATTTTATTCGAATGTGGAAGTTTTACCTAAGCTACTGTGAAGGCGGTTTTTTAGAACGCACCACCAGTACCGTACATTTAGTCGCTGTTCGCCCTCAATACCGTCTTTAA
- a CDS encoding DUF3634 family protein, which translates to MADTIIKILVIAGLCFLAYKLIFSSSRGLTLFEMHFKDGKLNKHKGKIPEKFERDCRAIAKSNKLTCTVRAEKSGDVRLHVTANIGDNLVQRIRNQFPFEYYDKKQTDASKLKG; encoded by the coding sequence ATGGCTGATACCATCATTAAAATTCTGGTGATTGCAGGATTATGCTTTCTGGCCTATAAACTAATTTTCAGTAGTAGCCGTGGATTAACCCTTTTTGAAATGCATTTTAAAGACGGTAAGCTCAACAAGCACAAAGGCAAAATACCAGAGAAATTTGAACGTGATTGCCGTGCAATCGCCAAATCGAATAAGCTAACCTGCACTGTTAGAGCAGAAAAATCTGGTGATGTACGTTTGCATGTAACGGCCAATATAGGCGATAACCTAGTCCAGCGAATCCGTAACCAGTTTCCGTTTGAATATTACGACAAAAAACAAACTGACGCATCTAAGCTTAAAGGCTAA
- a CDS encoding DUF1365 domain-containing protein, with protein sequence MTLTSSQTDRLNSGIYTGMVNHRRHEPKLHSFGYRIAMMAIDLDEVEAITATTKLFSTDRFTPLKFKPSDYLNALDKQFADKLVLSDACSGDDAFALKQRLLATIKHLGASQTCDKVIFSGQIRHFGFYFSPVNFYFCYHQDEMVYMLAEVSNTPWNERHCYLVDIANSTHTDKVFHVSPFMNLDMHYLWRITPPGKHLKVTIENRNDDNRKLFDAGLVLKRQPITAKSMRNFMLHFPLMTGKIMLGIYWQALTLFVKRIPFVGKQTTKPA encoded by the coding sequence ATGACCTTAACTTCATCACAAACCGATCGTTTAAACAGTGGCATTTACACCGGCATGGTGAACCACCGTCGCCACGAGCCTAAATTGCACAGTTTTGGTTATCGTATTGCGATGATGGCGATTGATTTAGATGAGGTTGAAGCCATTACGGCAACCACTAAGTTGTTTTCAACCGATAGGTTTACGCCGCTAAAATTTAAACCAAGCGATTACCTTAACGCGCTGGATAAGCAGTTTGCCGACAAGCTTGTGCTGTCTGACGCGTGCAGTGGCGATGATGCTTTTGCATTAAAACAACGGTTGCTAGCAACGATTAAGCATTTAGGCGCAAGTCAAACGTGTGACAAAGTAATTTTTTCTGGGCAAATTCGTCACTTTGGTTTTTATTTCAGTCCGGTGAATTTTTACTTTTGTTACCATCAAGACGAAATGGTTTATATGTTGGCTGAAGTGAGCAATACACCATGGAATGAGCGCCATTGTTATCTGGTTGATATTGCTAATAGCACTCACACCGACAAAGTCTTTCATGTGTCTCCGTTTATGAATTTAGACATGCATTATTTATGGCGGATTACGCCTCCGGGAAAACACTTAAAAGTGACCATCGAGAATCGTAATGACGATAACCGCAAATTATTTGATGCCGGTTTAGTACTAAAACGCCAACCTATTACCGCTAAAAGCATGCGTAATTTTATGCTGCATTTTCCGCTGATGACCGGAAAAATTATGTTGGGTATTTATTGGCAAGCGTTAACGTTATTTGTTAAACGCATCCCTTTTGTTGGCAAGCAAACGACAAAACCTGCGTAA
- a CDS encoding SDR family NAD(P)-dependent oxidoreductase: MATVTLDTPAVLITGASSGIGFALAEHYLRQGVEVIACGRNAQALKAISGATVLEFDITDSTQVEAAAIKLKQLLHNNHWQLQQVILNAGSCEYIDDALHFDSALFARVINTNVVAMGYCLEHFLPLLNRGARLGLMSSSATYLPFPRAEAYGTSKAAISYLGRSLRVDLAEHGIGVSVICPGFVKTPLTDKNDFAMPMQITAQQAAVAIYNGMQRQRNEIHFPGKFTWLLKLASLLPESLLVSLLTKK, from the coding sequence ATGGCTACAGTAACCCTTGATACGCCCGCTGTACTCATTACCGGAGCCAGTTCTGGCATTGGTTTTGCGTTGGCCGAACATTACCTCAGACAAGGTGTTGAGGTTATTGCCTGTGGCCGCAATGCTCAAGCTTTAAAAGCCATTTCAGGTGCAACAGTACTTGAGTTTGATATTACTGATAGCACTCAGGTTGAAGCCGCGGCAATTAAACTTAAGCAACTATTACACAATAACCACTGGCAGCTACAGCAGGTGATACTTAATGCTGGCAGCTGCGAATATATTGACGATGCACTACATTTTGATTCAGCGTTATTTGCGCGAGTAATCAACACCAATGTGGTTGCTATGGGGTATTGCCTCGAACATTTTTTGCCTTTACTCAATCGCGGTGCACGACTCGGATTAATGAGCTCAAGTGCTACTTATTTACCGTTTCCTCGTGCCGAAGCTTATGGTACATCAAAAGCCGCAATTAGTTATTTAGGCCGCAGCTTACGGGTTGACCTTGCTGAGCATGGTATTGGGGTTAGCGTAATTTGCCCTGGGTTTGTTAAAACACCACTCACAGATAAAAATGATTTTGCGATGCCGATGCAAATAACCGCACAGCAAGCCGCAGTCGCTATTTATAATGGCATGCAGCGTCAACGTAATGAAATTCACTTTCCGGGTAAATTTACCTGGTTACTAAAATTAGCATCCTTGTTACCAGAATCATTATTAGTATCGTTATTGACAAAAAAATAG
- a CDS encoding ammonia-forming cytochrome c nitrite reductase subunit c552, with protein MINPLIEVMMPVTRSLRSKTGLSIIIGGLAVLLLTSWGLQSAEVDPNQLKFPQQFESWQATEEQVERDDILAQYPANIILWAGSSFAKEYHSPRGHQFAVADITHTLRTGVAVAEGDKGLSASCWTCKSPDAPRLMNEMGIQGFSGANFVDLGREIKSVVYCSDCHVDGSAELALPRPHAQNAMAKIKLPFDKQDHAMQGAQVCGQCHVSYYFQPENNNKVNIPWIFGSTADEIEKYYDTRRFYEWIHPISKTPILKARHPEFEHWSRSAHAKQGVTCITCHMPPATDEKGATYTDHKVAGALDNFDRTCASCHSSKAAITKKLDKTKAIIDAKSRNVESLLIKAHYEAKAAWDAGATWPQMNDAIMGIRHAQWRWDFATASHGMYAHNPKEGIELLDKSTEQVTYARQALARILGQLSVTKVEYPDYSTKEKAHAAIGFVEADAIKAKEAFIKEEVDKYWQPVARTGY; from the coding sequence ATGATTAATCCATTAATAGAAGTGATGATGCCTGTCACTCGATCTTTACGCAGTAAGACAGGCTTGAGTATTATTATCGGCGGACTTGCAGTACTGCTGCTAACATCTTGGGGCTTACAAAGTGCAGAGGTTGACCCAAATCAACTTAAGTTTCCTCAGCAATTTGAATCTTGGCAAGCAACAGAAGAACAAGTAGAACGCGACGACATACTGGCGCAATATCCAGCGAATATCATTCTATGGGCTGGTTCGTCGTTTGCGAAAGAATATCATAGCCCTCGTGGACATCAGTTTGCCGTTGCAGACATAACACATACTTTGCGTACAGGTGTTGCTGTAGCCGAAGGTGATAAAGGTTTATCAGCCAGTTGCTGGACGTGTAAATCGCCTGATGCGCCAAGATTGATGAATGAAATGGGGATTCAAGGTTTTTCTGGTGCCAATTTTGTCGATTTAGGCCGAGAAATCAAATCTGTTGTCTATTGCAGTGATTGTCATGTTGATGGCAGTGCAGAACTCGCATTACCACGTCCCCATGCACAAAATGCCATGGCCAAAATTAAACTGCCTTTTGATAAGCAAGATCACGCAATGCAAGGGGCACAGGTTTGTGGTCAATGTCATGTGAGTTATTATTTCCAGCCAGAAAATAATAATAAGGTTAACATTCCATGGATTTTCGGCAGCACGGCTGACGAAATTGAAAAGTATTACGACACGCGTCGCTTTTACGAATGGATCCACCCAATTTCTAAAACACCAATATTAAAAGCGCGTCATCCAGAATTTGAACATTGGAGTCGTTCGGCTCATGCAAAACAAGGCGTGACGTGTATAACGTGCCATATGCCACCTGCGACTGATGAAAAAGGCGCTACATATACCGATCATAAAGTTGCAGGCGCGTTAGATAATTTTGATCGCACCTGTGCAAGTTGCCATAGCAGTAAAGCGGCCATAACCAAAAAGCTTGATAAAACCAAAGCTATTATTGATGCTAAATCACGTAATGTAGAGTCATTGCTGATTAAAGCACATTACGAAGCAAAAGCAGCGTGGGATGCGGGAGCCACATGGCCGCAAATGAATGATGCGATTATGGGTATTCGTCATGCACAATGGCGTTGGGACTTTGCCACTGCATCACATGGCATGTACGCTCATAATCCTAAAGAAGGGATTGAATTACTGGATAAATCTACTGAACAAGTAACCTATGCACGTCAAGCATTAGCACGCATATTGGGTCAATTATCAGTAACTAAGGTTGAATATCCAGATTACAGTACCAAAGAAAAAGCCCATGCAGCCATAGGATTTGTTGAAGCTGACGCCATAAAGGCTAAGGAAGCTTTTATTAAAGAAGAAGTTGATAAATACTGGCAACCAGTAGCCAGAACCGGTTACTAG
- a CDS encoding DUF3833 domain-containing protein, translating to MSCSSASIEDYQQTTPTLDLATFFDGKLTAAGVVQDFSGKVTRKFTVTMEAHWVDSPEGKQGVINEWFIYDDGEKQTRVWNITDKGNGLYQGTANDILGIAQGESRGSALRWRYDMILPVDGNEYEVHFDDWMFLVDEQTIINKSDIIKFGVTVAQVTLVISKQPN from the coding sequence ATGTCATGTTCGTCTGCATCGATTGAAGATTATCAACAAACAACTCCAACGTTAGATTTAGCCACATTTTTTGACGGTAAATTAACCGCAGCTGGAGTCGTACAAGATTTTTCAGGCAAGGTAACTCGCAAATTTACAGTCACCATGGAAGCGCACTGGGTTGATTCACCTGAAGGTAAGCAGGGGGTGATAAATGAATGGTTTATTTATGATGATGGCGAAAAGCAAACTCGAGTGTGGAACATTACTGACAAAGGTAATGGGCTATACCAGGGAACGGCTAATGACATTCTAGGCATTGCCCAAGGTGAGTCGCGCGGTAGTGCATTACGTTGGCGTTACGACATGATATTGCCGGTAGATGGTAACGAGTATGAGGTTCATTTTGACGATTGGATGTTTTTAGTTGATGAGCAAACCATTATTAATAAAAGCGATATTATAAAATTTGGTGTAACGGTTGCCCAAGTGACTTTGGTCATTTCTAAGCAGCCTAACTAA
- a CDS encoding TorF family putative porin, which yields MSNTLKRTRIALLSGLTLSATLLAPLAMAEVSGAVTVTNDYRFRGVSQTAADPALQANIDWSHESGFFVGAWGSNVDFDEPGYNGPDVEIDLYAGYYGEINDDTSYDLTLYRYNYPGDSELDYLEVSAGIDFNGFRAAYWFTNDYGGSDQDLHYTEINYGWEFVENWSLDLHYGYNFGDAIDDGEGFDSYSDYSIGVSTEVAGFGMSIAYLDTDIDGANEVSSDLYKNTGTLLASVSYSF from the coding sequence GTGTCAAACACATTAAAAAGAACGCGAATTGCACTGTTAAGCGGATTAACATTATCGGCTACCCTACTGGCTCCGTTAGCTATGGCAGAAGTGTCTGGTGCTGTCACGGTAACCAACGATTATCGTTTCCGTGGTGTATCACAAACAGCCGCAGATCCAGCGCTACAAGCCAATATTGATTGGAGCCATGAAAGTGGCTTTTTTGTCGGAGCTTGGGGCAGTAATGTCGATTTTGATGAGCCTGGCTATAACGGTCCAGACGTAGAAATTGATCTATATGCTGGCTATTATGGCGAGATTAACGACGATACCAGTTATGACTTAACGCTATATCGTTACAACTACCCAGGTGATAGCGAATTAGACTATTTAGAAGTGAGTGCAGGAATTGACTTTAATGGTTTTAGAGCCGCTTACTGGTTTACCAATGACTATGGTGGAAGTGATCAAGATCTACATTACACCGAAATAAACTATGGCTGGGAGTTTGTCGAAAACTGGAGCCTAGATTTGCATTATGGCTACAACTTTGGCGACGCCATTGATGATGGAGAAGGCTTTGACAGCTACTCCGATTACTCTATTGGCGTATCAACTGAAGTTGCTGGTTTTGGAATGTCTATTGCTTACTTAGATACCGACATTGATGGTGCTAACGAAGTAAGTTCTGATCTGTATAAAAATACCGGCACGTTATTGGCGAGCGTTAGTTACTCGTTCTAG